The genomic region CCCTCGTAGCCCGAGACGGAGCCGGTCTCGCGCTTGAAGTCCTTGACCGCGACGGGATCGAAGCCGTCGGGGTTGTGGATCGCGCCGGAGGAGTCGGAGACGGCGACGATGTTCGCGCCGAGTTCCTCGATGAGCTTCGCGGCGATCCAGCCGGCGTTCCCGTAGCCCTGCACGGCCACGTCGGCTTGGCTGATGTCGCGGTCGAGGTAGTCGAAGACCTCGCGGGCGGCGAGCATGGTGGAGCGGCCGGTCGCTTCGACGCGGCCCTCGCTCCCGCCGGATTCGATGGCCTTGCCCGTGACGACGCCGGGTTCGGTCTTGTTCTCCAGCGTCTCGTAGGTGTGCTTGATCCAGTTCATCTCGCGCTGGCCCGTGTTCACGTCCGGCGCGGGGATGTCCTTGTCCTCGCCGATGAGCGGGCGCAGCTCTTTCGCGAACGCGCGGGTGACGCGTTCGAGTTCTCCTTCCGAGTGCTCGGAGGGGTCGATGACGATGCCACCCTTGCCGCCACCGTACGGGATACCGACGGTGGCGCACTTGTACACCATCCAGCCCGAGAGGGCCTTGACCTCGTCGCGGCTGACGCCCGGGTGGTAGCGGATACCGCCCTTGTACGGGCCGCGGTCACCGTTGAACTGAGAGCGGAAGGCCTTGAAGCGGCCGATGGAGCCGTCGTCCATGTCGACGGTCAGGTTCGTTTCCAGCACTCGCTCGGGGTGCTTGAGGCGTTCGAGTACGTCGGTCCCGACGTCGAGGTAGGCGGCGGCGTCGTCGATCTGCTCCTGGAGACTCTCGAATGGATTGGCCTCGTCTGTCATCATCGACTACGACTCAGTGACGCGGGTTAAGCATGGCGAAATTATAATCATAGTCTAGAATTAAAGCCAATCTAAGGTCCTTATATTTTCCCGGCGGCCCGCGCCCGCTCCAGCACGCGTTCAGCCTGC from Haloarchaeobius sp. HME9146 harbors:
- a CDS encoding Glu/Leu/Phe/Val dehydrogenase; this translates as MTDEANPFESLQEQIDDAAAYLDVGTDVLERLKHPERVLETNLTVDMDDGSIGRFKAFRSQFNGDRGPYKGGIRYHPGVSRDEVKALSGWMVYKCATVGIPYGGGKGGIVIDPSEHSEGELERVTRAFAKELRPLIGEDKDIPAPDVNTGQREMNWIKHTYETLENKTEPGVVTGKAIESGGSEGRVEATGRSTMLAAREVFDYLDRDISQADVAVQGYGNAGWIAAKLIEELGANIVAVSDSSGAIHNPDGFDPVAVKDFKRETGSVSGYEGATEEFTNEDLLTMDVDLLVPAALENAIDGDLAKKVQADIIVEAANGPLTPDADDVLTERDVYVVPDILANAGGVTVSYFEWVQNRQRFHWSEERVNDELETIIVDAFDRMTEAYESFDTPNLRTACYVNAIQRVVDAYTDAGNWP